In Natrinema amylolyticum, the following are encoded in one genomic region:
- a CDS encoding ZIP family metal transporter — protein MALLENLALVFVAGLITALATGLGALPFFFFEGISDRRNVVLWGLSSGIMVSASLFGLVEEGLAEGTPLEIAIGMAAGVALVVIAHDVLLDADIDPKRYEEADFKKLVLILGILTVHSFPEGVAIGVSFADLGLEGGTQFLGFTIPVLAIFMTIAISIHNVPEGTAISIPLRSMDVANWKLVWWAVFSSLPQPIGAVLAFGFVRYAREFLPYGFGFAAGAMIYLVLTEFVPEALEIGERLPRGGKPELAGGIVVGILVMVPLTFV, from the coding sequence ATGGCGCTCCTCGAGAATCTCGCGCTGGTGTTCGTTGCTGGACTCATTACGGCGCTGGCGACCGGGCTCGGCGCGCTCCCGTTTTTCTTTTTCGAGGGGATCAGCGACCGCCGAAACGTCGTTCTCTGGGGGCTCTCCTCGGGAATCATGGTCTCGGCGTCGCTGTTCGGCCTCGTCGAGGAGGGGCTGGCCGAGGGGACGCCCCTCGAGATCGCGATCGGGATGGCGGCCGGCGTCGCGCTCGTGGTCATCGCCCACGACGTACTTCTGGACGCCGATATCGATCCGAAGCGGTACGAAGAGGCCGATTTCAAGAAGCTCGTCCTCATTCTCGGGATTCTGACCGTCCACAGTTTCCCGGAGGGCGTGGCCATCGGCGTCTCCTTCGCCGATCTCGGTCTCGAGGGCGGCACCCAGTTTCTCGGCTTTACCATCCCGGTACTGGCGATCTTCATGACGATCGCGATCTCGATCCACAACGTTCCGGAGGGGACCGCGATCTCGATCCCCCTGCGCTCGATGGACGTCGCGAACTGGAAGCTCGTCTGGTGGGCCGTCTTCTCGAGCCTGCCACAGCCGATCGGGGCCGTCCTCGCGTTCGGCTTCGTCCGCTACGCGCGGGAGTTCCTGCCATACGGCTTCGGCTTCGCCGCCGGTGCGATGATCTATCTCGTGCTCACGGAGTTCGTCCCCGAGGCGCTCGAGATCGGCGAGCGACTTCCACGGGGCGGGAAGCCGGAACTCGCGGGCGGTATCGTCGTCGGGATTCTGGTCATGGTACCGCTGACGTTCGTGTGA